From one Dysidea avara chromosome 9, odDysAvar1.4, whole genome shotgun sequence genomic stretch:
- the LOC136265932 gene encoding uncharacterized protein encodes MQSSADDPRSSSPVEDVGSPLLLASTSTGMIPMEIQSGTPTEIQSGADDKDPMTTPGTKSVGTQCELLAAPPLTLMSHADTTTASSEPEDGDIDDSFQISQDEATTDDDNLQPSTEADPGSTRDEIKYIIFRSALIQLFTHCTLCHSSCPGVITKPKGTYITVK; translated from the exons ATGCAATCAAGTGCGGATGATCCAAGGAGTAGTTCCCCAGTTGAAGACGTAGGCAGCCCTCTGTTGTTGGCATCTACTTCAACAGGTATGATTCCTATGGAAATACAGTCAGGAACACCTACAGAAATACAGTCAGGAGCAGATGACAAAG ACCCAATGACTACTCCTGGCACAAAATCAGTTGGAACGCAGTGTGAGCTATTGGCAGCACCCCCTCTTACACTCATGTCTCATGCAGATACTACCACTGCATCAAGTGAGCCTGAAGATGGTGATATTGATGACTCTTTTCAAATTTCTCAAGATGAAGCCACAACAGA TGATGacaacctgcagccatccactGAAGCTGATCCAGGATCAACAAGGGATGAAATCAAATACATAATATTTAGATCAGCACTCATACAACTATTTACACACTGTACACTGTGTCACAGCTCATGTCCTGGAGTCATAACCAAGCCAAAGGGCACCTATATTACTGTAAAGTAA